CAGGGGCATCTATCCCGGTTAAACTTTCTGTGCAACCTCTTCAAAAACAACAAAAAAATTAATTCGGTGTATTACTAAGTATTTATAAAATGATGAGGCAATTTCTGTATTAGTTTATTAGTAAAATCCGGATTTAAATTATGTATTTCAATTTTTCGTTTATCATTTTCTATATGATAAAAATACATAAAGATAGCATCTGATGGAATAATATTTATAATTCTATCTGCCCACTCTATTAAACAAATTAGATTATCGCTTAACCATTCTTCAGAACCGATATCAATGATTTCTCTCTCGTCTTGAATTCTATAACAATCCAGGTGAAGTACTATGGGCGGATTACCATATTGATTGATTATTGTGAAAGTAGGACTATGAACCCAACAATCGCCACA
This Candidatus Hydrogenedens sp. DNA region includes the following protein-coding sequences:
- a CDS encoding tRNA (adenosine(37)-N6)-threonylcarbamoyltransferase complex ATPase subunit type 1 TsaE, with protein sequence CGDCWVHSPTFTIINQYGNPPIVLHLDCYRIQDEREIIDIGSEEWLSDNLICLIEWADRIINIIPSDAIFMYFYHIENDKRKIEIHNLNPDFTNKLIQKLPHHFINT